cccccagcGATTTTTTAGCGTCGGCGGGCGAAATCGACCCAGTCGCGCCTTCATGAACCCGTTTTTCGCCTGGTTGGGCCGAAATTGGGGCCGACGGACCCAGGCCGAATCCGGCGCACTGGGGGGCGCCTGGGAGCGCCGGGGCGAGCGATTTTGGCGCGAACTCACCGCGGGCCCGCCACGTCAGCGACACTCGCCTCGTCGTCCTCACAACGCTTCGGTTTCTTCCCgcagggaatcaatgccaaggctgccgccggtcagccttccattgattcctcatgggCGGCGCTTCCTCACCGTCGGCGCGGCGACGCCCCACCTCCCGCCATGCGTACACACGGTGCCCGGCTATAAAAGCGACGCCTcgccctcgcctctggccacaccccGCTCTCTCTCTCCCAGTGCCCAGCCGCCGCCGACgatcctcccctctctccccaagCCTAGCATCGACGATGGCCGAGCGATTccgcggcggcggccaacggcttcggccgtcgCTCGCTGCACGTGTGGGAGGCGTATCTGCTCTTCGAGGCCAACATCTCGGCGCCGCCTGACATGCGCGCAGGGCCGGGCGGGTGGAGGCTCAGGGACGGTGGTGTCCCCATTCCCCGGGTGCCCGGCGTCAACGCACGCTCCGACTACTTCGCTGACGAGGTCGACCGCGCGCGGGCGTCGCTGACGGAGGAACAGCGCGCCCTCccgcagtacgccgccgacaaccacaaGGTGTGGGCGGCGTATTTCCAGCACCGGCAGGCGCAGCGGCTGGCCTCCACTAACGGGACGCCGGTGGTGGGAGCgtcaagaacagcgaggggcgccccGGCCGCACGCTCCATGAGGTTCTccagcacctcgagggcggcaacgacccgccacTGACATACCCTGCCGCGGCCGCCGGCCCGTTCCCCCGCCGGAGcgccgggcaatggatgcccaggcggttcggctcctcctcgtcttcctcctcccactcctcctcaCGCTCCTCTTCCCATTCCTCTGGCTCGCCGGCGGTggtcggcgtcaaggccgagcccgcagcggagacgccgctcggccggcgcactcgcagcgccggcatcgccATCAACGAGGGCAGCAGGCGAGcctcctcctcatctcctccccgcTACGTCAaaccgaagacggagccggggctcgcctccgtgaagacggagccggggatCGCCGTCTTGAAGATGGAGCCAGGGCTTGCCGGCGGCGTGAAGGAGGAGCTCGACGACGCGGCAGCCTTGAAGTGGGCGCGCGCAGAGTGAGCGCGGACGGAGCTGGAGCGCCAGTGTCGCGCCTACGAGCAGTTCGTCGCTCCGTGCCATGGCCGAGACGAGGGAGGcatcgtcgtcctcgacgacagcgacgacgacgcgccACCGCCACCGGTCCGCCCGGGCGACGctgggcaggggtccagcaggggcggccgcgtcaaggaggacgacgaggacgacaGCGCGGATGGCGGCGACGTCGGCGACTTCGCCGCGCTCACCGCGTTCTTTGGCCCGTAGTTGTAGTTGCGGCCGTTTTTTAAATGTACTTAACTTTTTTATGTAGTGTCATGTTTGCCGAACTTTAGCCGAATCTTTGTCCCATTTACCGAACTTTAGCCGGATTCCTTTCTTTTAAAGACAGCCTTCTGGGAGCGATCCTGGGACCGGCGGCTGGAAACCCGAAAGCCCCACGCCAACttttagcgccggctcgccccctaAATGGCGATTTTACGCGCTCCCTGGAGGGCCAAAAGATGCTCTAACCCCTCTAGCTAAAGAGCGAAAATTCTCTCATCACTCATCACTCACCACCATCCAAAGCAGGAGTCCCCAGAAAAATTCATCACCTTTAATTGTGGCTCTGTATGGCAGTGAGCCACGACACGGTGCTACTGCTACCATGTGAGCCTGGTTCTTTTGTCTCCGAGTAGACACAATTCAACAGTGCACACCACGGCCCGAACATAACCTTACGAAGCTGTAGCTGTATCGCAGGTGCCTTTGAGTGTTCATGATGAGCTGCAGATAGTACTTTAATCATGCGCTGATTCCACAGGAATATGAGCTGCTAGAATAGTCATATGCTGTCTCAAATATTATCAGTGCACTTTGCTACACGATTAGTTTTTGACGAACTAACTTTTCGCAATCTGGCTTAGGCCTTGTTCTGTTTGCACGGGGTTTGAGGGGGATTAACGGGGATTGTGAGGGATTACATCCCTTTAAGTCAAATTTCTTCCCAATCCCCTTCAAACCTCTCCAATCCCCTTGGGGAAGGGATTAAACGAACAAGCCTTTAGTAATTTTCACCATGTAGGTGGGTGTCGGCACCTCTATCTATATAAGTGTTAGCTAGCAGACTCCTCGGTAGAAAACAAATACGCTACGCTTAGTACCACCAGCCGCAGCACACCCGGAGGAGGCAGAGAGGCAGCTCCATGGCCGCGGAAATGGCTGCCGTCGACGAGGAGGCGTGCATCTACGCCATGCAGCTATCTTCCACGGCTCTCCTGCCGCTGACGCTCAAGAACGCCATCGAGCTGGGCATGCTCGAGGTCCTCATGGGCGCCGGCGGCAAGATGCTGTCACCGTCTGAGGTGGCCGCGCGGCTGCCGACACCGACGACCAACCCGGACGCGCCGGCCATGGTCGACCGCATGCTGCACCTGCTGGCATCCTACAAGGTGGTGTCGTGCGAGGTGGAGGAAGGCACGCACATCCGGCGGTACGGCCCCACGCCCGTGTGCAAGTGGTTCACGCCCGACCTGGACGGCATCTCCATGGCCCCTCTGCTCCTTCTCACCAATGACAAGGTCCCTATGGAGAGCTTGTAAGTATATACTCCATAGTTTAAAATGGCGGGCGAAAAGACAGCTATCGCGGCGAGAGCGCCGCGTGAAATCCGCCCCGCAATTTGTTTCCTTCCCAGGATTGCGGTAGATCGCGCCGCAATCGCCGGGGATCGCGCTGTTTCTTCCTTAACTATCGCGGCAGATTTTCCTTCCGCGGTTTCCGTTTGCCCGCAATTTAAATCTATCCTCTctgtgactcaactttgtactaattttagagacggagggagtatattatagtCTCCTCATTTTTTCTTAATTTGCATATAGCTTTGTCTGGAGTCAAACActctactccctctataaagaaatataagagcgtttagatcactactctagtagtctaaacgctcttatatttcgtTACCGTGGGAGTAAGTTTTACTAAATTCATTAAAAAAATCCATAATACCAGTCAATACCATTAGAATTATTGTTCTTATATTTTCATACCATATATATTTATATTGTAAATGTTTAGATTGTTTTCGGTTAACTTGGTCAAATCTTATAAAGTTTGACTTACGTCAAAACTAATATGCGGAGTATAAAAACATAGGGAGTAATAGCACTCGTTCCCTCCTGCAATATAAGTTGTTTTTATAGGGTAACTAGTCTTAAAAACGGCTTATATATTGGGACGAAGGTTGTATGTATTTATATATGTCTACAGACATTAGTTAGTAAAGTAATATAAGCTGAATCTCCAATTTGTTAAACTATGATTAATTTGCAGGTATCATTTGAAGGACGCGGTCCTTGATGGTGGCCTCCCATTCCACAAGGCACATGGGATGACAATGTACGAGTACACCAAAACGGACGCGCGCTTGAACCGCGTCTTCAACGAGGCCATGAAGGGCTACACCACCATCATCACCGGGAAGCTCGTCGACTTGTACACGGGCTTCCATCGCATCGCCATTCTTGTAGACGTGGGCGGCGGCGTTGGCTCCACCATCCGCGCCGTCACCTCCAAGTACCCGCACATCAAGGGAATCAACTTCGACTTGCCCCACGTCATCGCCGAGGCGCCGCAATCCCCCGGCGTGCAGCACGTCGCAGGCGACATGTTCAAGAACGTGCCCAGCGGCGACGCCATCATCCTAAAGTGGATCCTCCACAACTGGCCCGACGAGCACTGCACAACTCTACTAAAAAACTGCTACGGTGCACTTCCCGCTCAAGGCAAGGTCGTCATCGTCGAAGGCATCCTGCCGGTCAAACCAGAGGCGACGTCCAGGGGGCAGCAGGCGTCCCTCACCGACATGATCATGCTCACGCACACGGCAGGCGGCAAGGAGAGAAACCAGAGGGAGTTCGAGGAGCTTGCCATGTCCGCAGGGTTCACCAGTGTCAAGACCGCCTACATCCACAGCAACACCTGGGTCATTGAATTCACCAAATAGATGCATCTCAGATCTCTTTCCGTTGGTTGTTGCTCTccaaatctatatctatacctatactagtTTGTGACTCCTTAAAATTCCTATGTCAATTAGATTTTATGAACCGTTAATCTcatgggaccgaattattacggcATAGATCAACTCTTGATCTATTAAATAAGAAAAATGATTTAAATAACTTCTATCACAATCTAGCTACAACTCCCCGGCTCCTTTCTTGGTTATAAAAACAGAACTTCACCGAACTCCCATCTCTCATGTATTCTTTTTGGAcaacgataactgccacacgtgtggacgTTAAGGGGTCTGACCACACGTTTTGTGTGGTGTCTAAGCGGACCACcccacacgcctacgtgtgggcaaaacaagtaatgcccataAGCCTCATTTTTTCCTCGTGGTCTCTctcacacgcctacgtgtgggcaaagtAGATAACACCCACACGACCTCTCTCAGCCACCTACCTCAcggtcccgcacgccccgcgtgacagtcaccacgcGTCCCCATAGTTgacatggtccggaccctcttcaatgtccgtttaattgcagttgccatgttgttgtactacagttgccatgtctgacCACTACatttgccatggttgctcaactgcagttgccatctcaggtcaagtgtcAGATGCCATTTTTTgacaactgcagctgttgccatgtatggtctgcttactacagttgccatgatttgaaaactttaggagttgccacctactaacactaggtaGTTGCCATGTATGTGTtgtttactacagttgccatgatttgaaaaactttaagagttgccacctactaacactggaCAGTTGCAGTGTAGCGCTACAAAAAGACATGGTAaaataacatgttcgggtaaagagagagttgccatctgcttacaagcacactaggacacttgccatgtaccctgcaaaacacatggcaactgacatgttcgggtaaaagagagagttgccatctgcttacaagcacactagggcagttgccatgtaccctacaaaacacatggcaagtgatagctttgggtgtgggagaggagacgggcgtgtgggtgaactgataaacgcccacacaccagcccctgtgCGTGAGTGAAAACTGACGTGTgtgcgaactgctaaacgcccacacaccggcccctccgtgtggtgaaacggacgtgtgggcgaccgagtaaatgcccacacaccagtccAGTTCTACGTGGCACCACAAACATGCCAAGATTGGTGCACCCACaaacggacgcggatccacgcgtgtgaGCGAGATGCAAactcccacacgtgtgggcattagtgTTTCCGTTCTTTTTTCTTGGCTGGCTATGCTCTCacgtttctctctttttttctcacacaCCCGACCCTCTCTCTCAAAACCATAAAATCATCATGAAAAAAGTCAAGGCCCGTAaagcacccctctctctctctcaaaaccaTAAAAATATtcagtaaaaaaaattaaaacccATAACCTTTTTTTGGGGAGCTCCTAGTCGGCGTTGCAGGCGCCGATTAGGAGATGCGGCGCTCGCTACAGCGCgggatgggccggcccacgaaggGGCGCCGCACAAAAAAAGCGCCAATGCGAGGAATTGAACTAACAACCATCACAGCGTACTTTGTTCGGCTAACCAATCGGACATGCGATTAGAAGTGATTTAGTACAGCACGAAACCTTTAAAAGCTATTAAAGCCACTGTTACATGATTTACTTGAAAAAAAACTAAAACTTCACAGATTTTGGGAAAAGTTTCTGAACATGCAAAAATACTTTGCCCTATTCAATAAAAGTTCAAtgattctgaaaaaagttcatcaataatgaaaaatagttcacaaaaaATTCGAAAAATTTCattaaatttgaaaaagttcattgaatttaaatGTAAACTTTTGGttctttgaaaaaaagttcatcaattttgaaaaaagtgcaTTGAATTTGAAAACTAGTTCATCTAATTCGAAAAAAGTCAATGaagttgaaaaaaagttcatcgaaattgaaaaaaagttcatcggattttaataaagttcatcggttttcaaaaaagttcacagaatttgaaaaaaaaagttcatagatttttgaaaaagagttcacaaatttgaaaaaagttcatcgaatttcaaaaTAAAAAGTTCACTTATTTGCAAACAATTCAATGAACCAGgatgaaaaagaaaacagaaaacggaaaatgaaaaatgaaaaaaaaaagaaataaggGAGGAAAAACAAAATCAAATCACCACAAGATCATCTCTTTCTTTTTGCAGAATTAAAACACCGAgaagaaaccctacatgggccggcccattgcgggagtgctgcaggcgccggtttgcggAAACAACTAAAACCGGCGCCTGTGGCGTTAAATAGGAAATGCCCTTTTTCGGttgaaaaataaaaagtaaaaaaaccCCAAAACAAAATGCCAAAGGCCCATAATGTTTGGTCGGTCAAAAAAatatttccctaataataaagcacggattgactctgtTGTGTTTGTGTCGAATATTTTGTACTAGTTGGGTTACGCTTGGACTTGGTGTTGTAGTCTGGATAGGATACTTGTAGTGTCGGAGTCGGACATGTTGTACCGTTGGCCTCTTATATAAGGAGGCACCCCATGTTGTAACCCATGACGACTAGATAGCGGCAGGCTCGCAAGGGGGTGCTggcggcttgtgccggcgcccgggtggccggtgttgcggtatctcggggaggagcgcccgtagtcattgccccggggagtaggcgagttcgccgaacctcgttaacaaatctcggtgtcgtcatTGCCTGTGATTGCTTGTTCCTCGGTGGATCGACTGCGCatctcgaatttattctaacaagtggtatcatgagctaggctACGAGGCAGTTGTTTAGTTGATCCAGAGGAGACGAAGATGCCGCGGAAGGATCCGCATCGACCACGGAGTCGGCGAGATCGAAAGTTGACGCCTGCAGCACAACTGTGTGAGGCTACGCAGTTGGGCTAAGGTACGGTTCAGCACGTGGCTGGAGGCGGGCCAGCGGTGCCCAACGCGGACACGCGTACGTGCTGTTGTTGGACAAGGCAGATGCGTATTAGACACTGCTTGTGCAGGTTTCAGTGGTTATCTCGGTGCAGCAATCAGAACCGGATTTGTTTTGGAAAAAAAGTCGGGACCGAGTCCCTGGAGGCAACGGCCTCGTGCCAAAAGCGGAGAGCTACGGTTGCAAATAAAAGCTGCAGCAAGCGTACGGCCAAGGCACAAGAGGCAACAGATCAAAATCGGCGCAAGAGAAAATCTATCAGGGGCTACGCACCTATCGTGTAGCAGGAGTATTCGGCAGAGAAGGCAAAAAGCTAGCATTGTGGGGTTGAGCCAAGTGAGCAGAACACGTGAAGACCAATtgtttttggcagattgctattagtGCACGGAGGTGAGACCACGTGGGTTTTGCTAGTGTACTTAGGCGTCGCGGGGATAGCTCATATAATTTTTCGCAGGGTCAGCCATACAAAGGACCATGGCGCCATCGGATAcaaggtttgaggtggagaagttcaacgGAACTGGAAGCTTTGGGTCATGGCAGACAagggtgaaagatttgttggcacaacagggatgcttgaaggcgGTGTTGCAGGAAGCCAAGCCAGCTAAGATGGAGGCGGATGACTGGGAGGAGTTACAGTTGAAAGCAGCCGGGACTATACGGTTGTGTCTGTCGGACCAGGTtatttatcatgtgatggatgagaATTCGCCGAAGAAGATCTGGGAGAAGCTGGAAAGTCAGTTTATGTCCAAGACTGCAACGACCAAGgtgtatttgaagcaaaagttgTATGGGATGAGGATGCAGGAGGGTTCAGATCTTGTGGAGTATATGAACGCCTTTAATCAAGTCGTGACGGATTTAGCACGCTTGGGTGCAACGGTTGACGACGAGGATAGGGCAATTCTGCTTCTTTGTTCATTGCCATCATCATATGACCATTTGATCACTACTTTGACGCACGGCAAGGAGACCATCAAGAATGAGGATATTACTGCGGCATTGCTATCTTATGATATGAGAAAGAAGAACGCGGTGGAAGTCTCTCATGGTGAAGGTTTGCTAGTCAAGGGTGAGCAGTGGCGGAAGGGATATGAGAATgggaagaacaagaaaaagaaaaagaatatacAGTGTCACAAGTGTAAGCAGTGGGGACATATGAGAAAGGACTGTCCAGAACTCAATAGTGGGGCAAGTGCTAATAAGGCAACTCATGGTGATGACTCAGACAGCAGTAGTGATGTTCTCATACTATCAGACAGGCGGTCAACCAAAGGTGAAGCGTGGATGTTGGATTCAGCTTGCTCTTTTCATGCGACACCCAACAGGGAGTGGTTCTCTTCGTACAAGTCTGGTGAGTTTAGTTTAGCCTATGTGGGCAATGACACATGTTATCGTGTTGCTGGAGTGGGTGACATCAAAATCAAGATGTTTGACGGAGTTGAGCGGATGCTTCGGGGAGTCAGGCATGTGCCAGGGCTAAGGAGGAATCTAATTTCACTTGGTGTTCTTCATGATGGTGGTATGGTATTCCGTTGTGATCGGGATAGGAAGACCATGAGAATCATGGAAGATAAGGTGACCGTGATGATTGAAGAGAGGACGGCTTCGCATCTTTACAAGTTGCAAGGGAGCACTATTGCAGGTGGAGTCACGGAGACTGGAGTTGCAGGAGTAGCAGCGGTGTCTCACGGCGGCGGCGGGTCTGGGGCAGACTCGTCGAGAACCTGGGGAAGGTGCCAGAGAAGTGGGCTGTATATGCCGACGCCGCGGAGTAGATTCCATTTGTAGTCCAACGCCAGAAGATGGATTCCTCCCTGTCCGTAGTCAGTGTAACCTGGGAGGTCAGAGATGCTATCGAGATGAATTCCTGCAGGTGTATGGGAGACTGAAGGCGGGCGACTGATCTGATCCATGTATCCTCGTGCAGCTTTTGGACACTGTTCTCTGCTTTCTTGTGGCGATTTTGTATAATCCGGGAGCCAGCATCCTAAGGGGACCCTTTCCCCTCCAGTCATCATGCCAGAACAGAGCTTTGTGGCAGTTACCCAACACGATGGAGGTCGAAGCTCTCAATAGCGCCATATCCGAGTCGTCGCAGGGTAGGGCAGAGCCCACCCACTGACGGTCAGGGTCGGTCCACATTAGCCATGGCCAGCGTAAGCGGAGAGCCCGACCAAATCTCTCTAGGTCTGTGATTCCCAGCCCACCTAGGGCCTTTGGCCTGCACACCGTCTTCCAGTTTACCAGGGAGTGCCCTCCGGTCGCATTCTCGGAATTGTCGCGTTGCCATATGAAGTTGCGAGAGATCTTGCTAAGCTTATGGTTGGCCCACGCCGGAAGAGGGAGCACAGTGAGGTGATGTGTGGCCATGGCGCATAGCACAGACTTTGCCAAGGAGACCCTTCCCGGCCTCGCAAGGTTCTTTCCCTTCCATCCCGGAAGCTTGCCCATTGCTTTGTCTATGAGAGGTTGCAGATGAACCCGCTTGAGCCTTGAGGTATGCAGGGGAAGGCCCAAGTACTTAGTTGGGAATGCAACGATCTTCACAGGGAATTCCGATAAAATGTGGGCGAGGTCAATCTGCTAGCAGCGAATAGGGAACACCTTCGTCTTGGTCACGTTGGTAATGAGACCCGATGCCTCCCCAAAACAGGCAAGTATTCCCGCAATGGCGTCCAATTCTTCCTTCACAGGGTTGGCAAAGATGCCCGCGTCATCAGCGTAAAGTGAAATTCTGCAGGAAGTCGAACGAGCCTTGAGCATAAGTTGAAGCGGGTCAATTGCAAGGATGAACAGCATGGGGGACATAGGGTCACCCTGACGCAGGCCGCAAGCGTGAGCAAAAGGGGGGGCCCGGGTTTCCATTTAGCAGAATCCGCGAAGAAGATGATGCCAAGGACATGCAAATCCAGTCCCGCCAACGTTGACTGAAACCAAGTTGCTCGAGTACCTCCAGTAGGTAAGCCTAGCCGACAGAGTCGAAGGCCTTTGAGATGTCCAGCTTGAGGAAGAGGCCAGGCGTTGACGTGCGATGCAACTCCTTTACCAAGTTCTGCACATGTAGGAAGTTATCATGGTTGCACCGTTTCTTCACGAAGGCGCTCTGCCTCTTGGGACTAGCGTGGGGAGCAGAGGGGCGAGCCGGTTTGCTAACAACTTCGAGAAAATCTTCGAGATGCTGTGGATGAGGTTGATTGGGCGGTAGTCCCCAATCCTGGTGGCGTCTGCCTTCTTTGGCAGCAGAATTATGTTCGCCGAGTTGATCAGCCCGGCGCAATCACCCCGTAGATCTGCCAGTTGTAGGATTGCGGCCACGACGTCGGTCTTGATAATCTCCCAGCAGGACTTGAAGAAGGCGCCAATGAACCCGTCCGGTCCTGGCGCCTTGACCGAAGGCATAGAGAAAACTGCCTCCTTGATCTCTTCTTCATCAAACGGGGTGTCCAA
This region of Triticum aestivum cultivar Chinese Spring chromosome 2D, IWGSC CS RefSeq v2.1, whole genome shotgun sequence genomic DNA includes:
- the LOC123051182 gene encoding tricetin 3',4',5'-O-trimethyltransferase-like; translation: MAAEMAAVDEEACIYAMQLSSTALLPLTLKNAIELGMLEVLMGAGGKMLSPSEVAARLPTPTTNPDAPAMVDRMLHLLASYKVVSCEVEEGTHIRRYGPTPVCKWFTPDLDGISMAPLLLLTNDKVPMESLYHLKDAVLDGGLPFHKAHGMTMYEYTKTDARLNRVFNEAMKGYTTIITGKLVDLYTGFHRIAILVDVGGGVGSTIRAVTSKYPHIKGINFDLPHVIAEAPQSPGVQHVAGDMFKNVPSGDAIILKWILHNWPDEHCTTLLKNCYGALPAQGKVVIVEGILPVKPEATSRGQQASLTDMIMLTHTAGGKERNQREFEELAMSAGFTSVKTAYIHSNTWVIEFTK